The genome window AGATTTTTCAgccaacagaaaacaaaactcaTTCAAGTGTCTAAACTTTTGGCTGCTGTGTTATTCCAGCCTTTTTTGGACCGTTATAAGGTCAACACAGGAGCAATTATTACATTATCTATAAGCAATAGGACACAATTTAACACCCTTTGTCAGAGGTCATGACACCCCATTATACACCCTATAGATGGATTTGTCCACCCGGTTAATCTTCCCGACCTTTCGAAAGACTGTGGGGTTCCTTATGCGGATTACGCAGGGTCAAGAACTGAGGATGATATACCTGCTTCCAGGCTGCTGGCCTTCAGAACCCAAAGCTTCAGGCCTAGATCGAGGTCTTGGAGCTTAGCCTCTCATCTCCTCCCCATGGCCGAAGCCACGCCATCAGGGAAATACAGAGGGGCGTATGGGGTGGGAAATTGATCCTGGGCTATTTAGTATGCGGACCCATCATCATGCCTCCtcccctcctcttcctctgcTTCCTCCTCGCTTGCTCTTCGCCCATCAGTCAGAAACACACTGAGAGAGTGTTGTGGACAACTGCCCGGACGCCTCATAAATATTAAAGCCTAGCTATTATTTATATCAtgtctttctctcgctctctctctctttctctcttctaaACCCTCTTCTTAACACTTACCAACAATATTTTCTAACTTCACACTGCTTCAATATattttcaaggtttctgtgcAACTTGAGGTTAATgagttttaattgtatttttagaGTTTGTACTAGGGCTGTCAGTTTATTCTTTTCTTCAAAACAAAGCGCATGGATCGTAACTAAATTTGACTTCCCAATGTAGTTTCCTCGTAATGCACCATTGTTGTCTGTATGTTTCCGAATCTCAGAGATCCTGAAGTCTTTTATGAGCTACACATCCCTATCCGAGGCCTTGTGGACCAGATTAAGTTCTCCTAGCCGGAACACCTGTCTGTTGGATTTACCTTTACTTTTACCTCTCAATTAGCCAACACAGGTTTAAAGGGCCCGGACTCTTCAAAATTCATCCCTCAACTGATCCCCAATTACACAGCCCGGCTCTTTGCTTGCCCGCTCCGtcccttttctctctctgctcttcCCGCTGTTTGCACCCGACCCGCCTTGCGCACACACATTAGTGTCCTTGACGGCCAGCGGAAAATCCTTTAAAATCCCTCCGTAAATGGATCTAATCCcataataaatgtctgtgtcCCACAGACAAGGGTGTTAGGGAGAAACCGGCCTTTTATCAAGATGGAATGAAATCTGACCCACACAGATTAGTTTTTATAGATCCAGGGGTCATGGGAATGCAAATCGTTTTTTTTCCTCGTTCTAGTTATTAGGTAGTAGTTTTGTAAAATACCTACAAGATACTGTACTTACCCAACAAAATACTGGAAACTAATTGTTCTTAATATGGGTTAGGGTTAGATTGAGGGCAAGACTCAGGGCTGGTACTTAGTaatcacacatttacacagtaaGTACAAACTGCACATGTtgaacaggactgtaaaataaagtgctagcctttttttctgtggaacgcaGAAAATGTTAGGCAGAATGTCCGAGCTGcgtgtttttatacagtataatgaaaGTTCAAGCTCCAAAACTTGAAGTTTAAACTTTTTTAGCATCTTAGGCCTGTTTCTATACTACTATAGTATAGGATAAGTACAGTATCGTATAGTATAGCATGGTATGGTAAAGTATAGTATTGTGCAGTAAGGTATAATGTAGTATATATTAGTATAGAATAGCATATAGGATAGGATAGCACGAGATGGTGCGGTATGGTACGGTGAAGTATAGTATGGTACAGTAATGtgtagtatattatagtataGCATAGTATGGCAAGGTACAGTACGGCACAGTATAGTATTGTACTGCAAGGTGTAGTGTAGTGTATTATAGTATAACATAACATGTCAATTAAGGTATGGCACAGCAAAGTAGTGTAGTATAGTGTAATGCAGTATAGCATAGCATAGGACAGTATAGTGTAGTGTAGCATGGTATAGTATAGTAACATTGTCAAATTGcctttacaagtcattttaacttactatttaaaattttgtctaGTGGTTGAGTTTAtgtaacatacaaaaataagttGACATtgctgatttgatttgatttggttAAGTTAATGTAAAGGCGtttaaaatagtattttttattgaaaagttgaaatgacttgtaaagccaatatgattcaacttaaaaacttaaggtaatataatgtaatatatagcACAGCACAGTACTGTATGGTGTAGTGGACAACTTTTTGtggtatttttgttgttttttcagcttGCCAGTGTGCCAGTCTGCCCTCCACTTTTGTTGCATAAAGAGAAAAGAGCTTTGACAGattctgcttttgtgtttcagAGAAATTGTATAGGTTTAAACGACATAAGGATGAATACATGATAACAAGTTTATTTAAGTAATCTCAttaattttgtagatttttttgtaGGTTTGTAGGTTTATTTTTTCATGCCGTGTGCCTTGTGTGATATGCTTACACAAGGCAgttgttgtgtatattttatgagCTTCATCTTTTCTGAAGACTCTTCTTATACATTTTGTAATGTGCAGAAGATAGAATATTTAGTGTAGGTCATGGCGTGCCGTAATTAATGTTTTATGTGTAGCGTTGCTTTTATCTCTCTCTGATGTTTGCTTTGGAAtgagcgtgtatgtgtgtgtgtatactatGGACTACGGATGATTTTATGCTTTTCAAGGTCACTCACTGGTTGTTAGCCAATATGTAGTGATTCAATGTCATGTTTCTTATATGCAATTCACCTTTTCGTCTAATGACTGTTATCGTATTGATCTATCGTGCATGTGTATGCACAGGTTGAGTTGACCGGCAGTAGCGTGTTCGATTACATCCACCCTGCGGACCATGTTGAGATGGCAGATCGTCTTGGCATTAGGCCACACCTCCGGGCGGAGGCAGGCTGTCAAACTTCCCATGAGAGTGCTTCAAGCTCCGCCTCCACACCTTCACTGGCGGGAACTCCAGAATCAGGTAACACAGTCAAGATATCAGAAGTCAAGCTTTACTCCTGAATTGCTGTCATTATCTGTAGACATTCAAGTATTTTTAACGCGTAGGAATCTTTATGATGTATGTAGCACCATCCAGTCCCTGTTCTCCTGCCAATGAGCTGTCAGAACGTGGCTTCTTTATCCGGATGAAATCCACCCTCACCAAACGCGGCATCCACGTTAAATCTTCTGGTTATAAAGTGAGTCCTTTATATGTGATCTACTCCCTCATCTGATTACATCATCAAaggatgtttatttattttctcatctaattaaatattttttaacaattttaatgaactgaactgaactcaTTTAATTCCTTATCAGGTGATTCATGTAACAGGTCGAATACGCTGTCGCCCCGCCCTGGTGCCAGGCACCTCCCGTCCCTTGCATCGGCCAATGGGGTTAGTCGCTCTGGCTCACACACTTCCGCCCTCCACGCTTAATGAAGTGCGCATGGAAAGTCACATGTTTGTGTTCAGGGTCAACATGGACTTACAAGTCACCTACTGTGAGAACAGGTAATTTCCCAGCATGCGTTTTAGTGAAgtaaaatacaaacatacattacTGCTtgaaagtttagggtcacttattAGAGCTTTCTCAATATTTTTGctgcaaaatatctttttaaatatttgtttctcATCTACACTGTGaaattaaacaaatgttactatgagaattatgttgtgacaacaaaatataaaataaataatattttagtattttagcatgtttttatcatttttattcacctagaatttgcagaaatgtttgctTGGTTTTTTATCAAACAGCAGCTTCTTATCTAtatcaaaacacaacatttctaCTCTGTTAAAAATGACgtaaaatgtacttttgtaatgtaattttctgccagtactttatccgtttatTTGACGGACATTTccgtaaatgctaaaatgttatTCAATGCAGTGCAAAGTtttaaatacaggtaaaacaactgttatGAAtccggaaaattccttcatattaatatagtatattgcgccctatttttacagattttttttacagtgtagatttctaagaaattattatatttgcacaactatattattttctttaaaaaaaacgagactacatttttctaaatgagaaacatttcagtcaggtGACTCTAAACCATTCAACAGCACAGTATGTTGTCTGCAACATTGCGTTGCCAAAAGATCTGCCTGTGCCAATCGGACGGCAGCTGCAGACTGTTGCACTGACATGTACTCGTGTGGCTTTTGCAGGATTTCTGAGTATATGGATCTCAGTCCAGCAGACGTGGTCGGACAAACTTGCTACCACTTCATCTATGTAGAAGATCTGGACACCATCAGGCAGAGCCATGAAGACTGTAAGTCTGTCAGGATCTTACAATGTGTGTGGGGTTATTCTGGGTTTGCTCttaagaaaataactgtcataGCATTCTTCTTACAAAATCAAATCATTTCACAAAATActccaaaaatgttgtttacataTTGACAACAGCGCCCCCTAGCCATATGCACAAACTGTGCATCTTCAACATTTGTGTGTAAGAAATGTATTCAGAAAAGTAGTAATAGCCTATGTTTTTTATCTGACCAACCCCTTACATCTTCATATCCTTCCTCGCAGTATTACGGAAGGGGCAGGTTGTGACGGGCTACTATCGCTGGCTGCAGAGGAGAGGAGGCTATCTATGGATTCAGTCCTGCGCAACCGTGTCCATCAACCACAAAGCACCCCATGAGCGGAACGTCATCTGGGTCAACTATGTGGTCAGGTCAGCCTTAACGGTCCCATGCTGATCTCATGTGTTTAAACGTTGTACTACATAATATAAACTATGTTCATGGTTCTCAAAAGAGGTCCCGTCAGCACTCTTGCTCTCATCCGCAAGATGATCTTCCATACACGAGCATGCGCATGTTAAAAGGAGTCAGACAGAAACAAGGAAAAAGTTGGCTGTATTTCAGTGATAATTGGACTGGTGATATATAATTACAGCAAATGGATGTCAAAATTTTCTGGCTGAATGGTGTTTTAGTTAATTAGCTTTGTAATTACGATAGCTAATTAACTTCTACAGCACCCTGCTGGAGCCATGCTCATTCACAAGAGCTTTTTgggtgcgcgtgtgtgtgtgtgtgtgtgtgtgtgtgtgtgtgtgtgtgtgtgtgtgtgtgtgtgtgtgtgtgtgcgtgtgtgtgtgtgtgtttggaaggGGTGACACAAGTGTGTACCTCTGTCTACACTGTCAAATCTAGAGCTCTCTTCCAAAAACCGAATGAGATGACTTCTTGACTACTACCTACATAGGCTGTTTTTTAGGCTGCATGGTGGCCAAACATGGAACATACAACtggagaaaaaaataagaaagcaCTTCAAATTTGCCTTTAATTAGCATTTACGTATATATCTGTAtcgtggtcattccagtccagtgttcgATGAATTCAGACTTATtccattaaaatattattttatacattacaTTGTTATATTGTGATGTTTAATTAATTGcattaatatgtttaaaaaaaagaaaaactacttaaaaaacaATACTCATAATTTCGAATATGAGAGAAAGGTtatcagtagttcacagaattaaacaaaaaatgaataatcGCGATTagtcgcatccagaataaaagtttgtgtttacaaaatatatgtctgtgtactgtgcatattaattttgtatttataaacacacacatgcatatatttaagaaaaatatatatttttataaacatctatatataatttaattattggtaaatataatataaataaatacatgtaaatatttcctaaatatgtatgtgtttctaaatacaaaatgaatctgCACAgttcacagacatatattatgtaaacacaaacttttattctggatgcgataaaTTGCGAaaaatcgtttgacagccctgcaaaaatgttcattttcccAGAGACTTCAAACAGCGCACAAGAAACTACTTTTTTTTAGAAGGCAGCATTATTTTACTGCATTCCTTTTGAAACTCCCAGCATGAGCACAACTAAGATGCCTTAAAATGCCATCTAGGTAGAAAGCTAGGTTTGGGGACTACACGAGGTAGAAACGCAACCCTATTTAACGCTGGTGGACCTCCTGTTGTGTGATTCCATCTTAATAAATCATTGAAGAACATTATGTAAAACAGTGTGATGTTTGTAGTTATGTTTCTATGTAGCACCGAGGCAAGGTTTAGCATTTAAATGGTCAAATGTGTGAAACTCCCGAAGGAGAAGCGCTCACTCTCTTTTATCTGGATTTTTAGTCGACCAGAGCTGGCAGACATGCCTCTGGACTTATTACAACTCCCAGAAAGCCTGAGGGCAGAACGGCTTCAAGTAAGCTCCTCCCCACGACACAACTCTCCAAAGGCACAAGGTATGTTCTGAGCCAGGGGCTCTCAACCTTTTTTGGTTCACAACCCATTTTTTAGAATCCAAAATTCAACACAatgttacattattttttttccaGGTTCCACAGTCACGCAGCCTATAAAAAGTAATGCGGCCAGAGCCGAACCAGACCGCAAAGGAAAGGAAACCTACGCGCATTCGGTTTCCAGCCAAGCAGAGGAGACCAGGAAGCGATCCCACCATCCTAACTCTGACAGCGGTCCTCCAGAGAGCAGGAGGCGTGTGGAGGTGTTTCGTCAGAGAGAGGACAGCCCTTGTACCTCCTCAGACCAAGCCAGCGACAGcgaggtggaggaggaggaagagagagagactcaaTGGGACCACGCCTCCAGCAGCAAACACGTGAAGAATGAGGATGGGACGGCCAAACAGGGCAACGGTAAGATCCATAACGGTCGCGCTGTGATCCAGCATCTAAAGAGCGTGGTGACCAGTTCAGCATCAAATATTAAAACTGAACAGGAAGTGATGGGAACAAATTCAGGGGGGCGTTGGAGCCAGCCTCCATCCGGTGCAGGAACCAACGGAAGCAGTCAGCCTTCAAAATCCACCCCAACAGAAGCTCCACCCAAGGGTTTGTTCAACCCTCCCTCCCCAACTTTGTCTCCGCCCATCTCTGCCACACCTCTGGCCAGAGATGATCGTTCTATTCACGGAGGGCGCGCTTCAGACTTCGAGCTGCTCCAGAGACTGACCGCGAGCGGAGCTGCGGGACGGGTGCTCTTTCATCCCCTGGCACTCGGACCACAAGGGCCTCAAAGTCTCTACGCCCCCAGTACGATTCGTTACGCCCCCGCTGAGATGCCTGCGGGTCATGCAGAAGGTCATCGCTCGGATTACGTGGCTAAAACCCCGGCTTTCTTTCCACACCTGCAAAGGATCGCGTCTCTGCCGCCCTTCAGTGGCTTCTCTCCGGCAGAACCCACCTTTCCTCCGACTCTGCCCTTCTGTATGAATGGACTGAGGGGTGCCGCTGGAACGGAAGAGGACTGAGAGAGGgaaaaagtgagagagagagatggacagagagagagggaaaatgAAATGGAGAGGCACTAAGAAATAaggaataatactacaaaaggGACCACAGGAAAAGATTGGGCAAACAGTCTTCCCAGAATCCTCTTCTCTGTTCATTTGTACGTCTTCCTCTCTCTTAACAAGCAGTTAAAGCCATACTGAACATATGAAGGACATCATGCAATTACACGTTGAGAATATAAAGAGCAGTTGTCCCCAGAAGGGACCCACTCAAATTTTGTCTTGGGCCGTTTGATTTTAACCAATGGCTCTGGGAATATGCAAGTATGGACCGGAGCAAAATGGTGGGCAATTGCCAAAACAGACATTCCTGACAACATACATAAGAAAGCACAGTCCAGAGGTCCCCGGGTGGCCCTCAGAGGGACCAGACTGATGAAAAGTAGAACTTTTGAACAAtgtagaattttcatttttgtaaaaaaagaaaattgaatAATTGTCTTTAAACGTATGAAAAGAATCACTTGAAAACAAAATACCCATGTAAGGTCATAGCCATATATAGACCACACTAGAGACTTCATACATGCAAAGCCTCCAAAAAACTCCAGAGCAAATATCATGGACTAACCTTCCTGTCAGTAATTTGGGGTTTGTTGGGATGGCGGGTGGGTTGGGggtggttgtgtgtgttgttttgtcatttatcaTGTCCAAGCACTTATAGGATATTGTTGCAGACACGTAGCACTTCATCTATGATTCTAGTATTCTGTATTCTAGTTCTCCTACAGTAAAATCACAAGAATTAAGTTTACAGTAAGCGTGAGCTTGTTATATAAAGGTGCAATCTTTAATggtaaaataaattgaaaaagaaaccTCTTTTTTAGGACctacttaataaaaaaaagcatATTTCCTTTCAATTTCTCATTGacataatatttacaatatgaAAAAGGTAGTGCTTAATATATagccatggaaaaaatgaagtgaccattccaaattttcattaaatcagaatttctagatgtattttggtcattccagtccagtgtctgttgaatttcaacgaaatcaaacctcaggagtgacaaggTCATCCAAGAGCAAtgagaaagactgacagcatgacaagacacataaaaatcGAGGTCatcatatattaaaaaaatattttgaacttgtcctaaataaaatacatgtagaactgttgtattgcttaaaattgaatatgaacttgttttcgttgcagtatttgaggtctgaaaaaatactgagcatcttttctgttattttgacctctttctccagttttcattttctgcaaataaatgcaaatagaaacaagattttcatttgaaatttggaagaaatattgtaAATTCAGAAAACGCTTATTTGGTACGCTTAtataccaaaacaaccttgtagccaatgagcagtaaggtgcacagtgcacaggacggacattagccgagccgagcgctgacgaaagcgaaagatgggggtaggggtgtgtttgttttggtgatttgaacatcaacaacggctaagagaaatcggacaccccgcctttaagaggACATCTTTTGGTGTATGTGTCTGTATGATGTTCCACCAGTAAAATCTCAAGTCATATGTTAACAAGCCAATGGATATCAAGTGTGTGGAATCACAAAActccaaaaattaaaatggttcaCTTTCACGTGacaaaatctgaacagatttgaaGTCATTTATAATAATTCAGTCTTTACTCAGATGTAAAATTAAGGATTGTACCTTTTATGAAACTGTCACTAAAGGACTACAGAGCCAAAGGTAGTTCACTCAAATATAACAATTATGTCAtctttttttcttgtcatgttgaaacattttttaaagaatgttcatgctgctcttttgtttttagatttctTATAAATGTTAAATCTTTCAATTTATTTTCTGGTTTTAATTGAATACTGTGAATACTGAATACTGAATTTAACCCCAACTGTTAGTCATTTTTCAATGAATGCCATGAGattgatgatgacagaatttttatgggATGTGAAGGTtccaaaaactaaaatacttacaataatgtgtttgtatttaagtggactataaaaactatatcaagTTCTTATAAAGCCACACCGAAGATAACTGAATGTGGTTTGATAAGCAGTAAAAGCATTTATGACGACAAACATCTCTCCATATCGCCACACTTTTCTaggtattttgttgtttttgtgtgtatatgtgtttcTCATGCAGTATTATCATATATAAGTGGTTTTCAGTAGCACTACATGATGTGAGATGGTCTTTTTATTTCCATTTGTGATTGCGAGTGAATGTgtaaatagagagagagagagcgagagagtcaATCCAGAAAATATCAGCTCAAGAGTTGATGTCCTCTTGACTCTAACCACTGTGACTTCAACTTCTTTATGATGAGGAGATGTTTGTGAACATACAGCGCCATGagcattaaatgaaaattatacattgtaaaaatgattattatgATAATCCAAACATCAACAATAAACTCTATTCCAATAATGGagcatttgtttgtgtaaagTTATTAATCCGTGGAGAATTCACAGTGTATTTCATACCGTTTATCCACTTGTTCttgctttttaaaaagtttaaattgAGAGCATTGGTATTGATGGTTGATTCGATTACTAATTGAAAACTTTGTTGAAAACTAATTGACAAGTTTGTTTGTGAAGttctttcagtttttttctagaTTAACATTTGACAGTGTGCCGCATTCTAGCTGCTGTGGTAAAACCCTCTTGGAAAAGCATCCTTTGAAGTACCCTGCACACACCAGGTACACACATTTAGAAGGACGTTGAGAGATATCTCAATAATAGCActgttcctttttttaaataaataaaaatagtccAGCCATTAAAGAGACATATCTTGCGTACTTTACATTTCATTGTGCACATATAGTTGCCCACAGACAAAAAAACACCAACATTTTGATTTCCCGTTTTTTTTGGTATGTGTACCTTTTGAGTAACCTTTGAAAACTTTGCTCTAAAAAATAATGAGAGTGGTCTCATTTGTTTCCCTGAGGCATGGCGAATGGAACCATATACCCAGTGTTCCTTGGCCGGCCACTGTGGGCGTCGCCCATTGTGTCAAAATGATGTCCAATAAAATGCCGTGTTTTACAAATGCAATGGTGAATCGCTACAAAACTTGGTATGGTTTATcatgaccatattctaagaGGACCAGTAGTTTTAGGTCAGCACCCCCTATTGTAGTTAAGAGGTATAACGAAATTTATGAAAATGCTTATAACATATGAGAAATTCAATATCATGTCATTGGATTTACATTACTAGATTTTTTGGCTCAAACCAAATATACCAAATTTTTCATATTCCACTATATTTCCTGTACACCATAATGAATTTTATTCgaaacataccttttaaaacTCGTTCTACAAAATTAGTCCAATTGGCACGAAATTTGTACATGAAGTATGAACATGCATAAACTAGATTTGCGAGCTACAACTGCCAGAATTTTCAATGAATCTGACTTAAATTTCGGTTCATTTTGCACAAAAAGCTATCAAATGGCTTCAAAAGTGTGGATTAGTCTGCATGCCTAAAGTTTTTCTATACCTAAAGGGtaagtacacccaaaaatgatttacttacccaaacctgtatgacttactttcttctgctgaacacaaaagaagatattttgaaaaatgtggtaaccaacaacattggaccccattgacttctactgtatggacacaaaactactaaGACATtggtcaaaatatcttcttttgtgttcctcatAAGAAAGTAACCctatgtttggaatgacatgagtgagtaaataataacctAAACAAatatccaatgttttatataaagttATACCCAACACATTAGTTTAAAACTGGTgcataaataaagaaatgtcaCTTCTGGATAAACTACTTAAAGAACACACAAAGCCCAAACAACAAACACCAGTTGCACGCTCTAAACTCGGAGTCAATGGCGTAAAGGGGATGGGAAAAGTGAGCGATCAAAAGAGATTAACAATCAGCTATTATCCAGTGTAAATTTTGCAATCCGCACCGGTCCGTGTTAACATGTTCAAAAGAagagtaaaataaagaaaagatgaaagaaaACGGATGGGATTGATGTGATCGGCTCCCTCTGGGAGCGCATGTAAGCTACCCGAGTCTGTCAACTCTTCCGCTGCGCTCACAATAAAGTCTTTTGATTGGCGTTCATCATAATCCGTGTACAGATTCATAACTCTCGGTCCGCGTCTTTGAAGCGGAGTCGGGAAGCAGTCCGCCGTCAGAGTAACAGGCCGCAGGGTCGAGACAAAGGCAGACATTGTGATTGAAACGCGAAGCGTGCTGCTAGCGgtggtgttgtgttgtttcAGGAAACCCAAGGGAGGGGCTCTGACATTGAAGACGGGTTAAAACCTGTTTTACATTCAAGTGGCAGGCCTCAGTTCATTAGTGTGAAGATCATTCCCTCTTGACGAGTAAAGGAATTGCATACTAAAGCAGTCGAGTTGTTGGGAAGAAAAAGGCGAACGGCCGGaccgtgtgcgtgcgcgcgcatACAATACCTCACACAGTGACTTCAA of Triplophysa rosa linkage group LG14, Trosa_1v2, whole genome shotgun sequence contains these proteins:
- the npas1 gene encoding neuronal PAS domain-containing protein 1 produces the protein MAAMPFVSEGKCVSVEWDFLQGLLAKPPTLPCLQNLRKEKSRNAARSRRGKENFEFFELAKMLPLPGAITSQLDKASIIRLTISYLHMRHFASQGDPPWSPLMEGQNNCNKVRRTSHSLATDIFEQHLGAHLLQSLDGFVFVVSQEGRFLYISETVSIYLGLSQVELTGSSVFDYIHPADHVEMADRLGIRPHLRAEAGCQTSHESASSSASTPSLAGTPESAPSSPCSPANELSERGFFIRMKSTLTKRGIHVKSSGYKVIHVTGRIRCRPALVPGTSRPLHRPMGLVALAHTLPPSTLNEVRMESHMFVFRVNMDLQVTYCENRISEYMDLSPADVVGQTCYHFIYVEDLDTIRQSHEDLLRKGQVVTGYYRWLQRRGGYLWIQSCATVSINHKAPHERNVIWVNYVVSRPELADMPLDLLQLPESLRAERLQVSSSPRHNSPKAQGSTVTQPIKSNAARAEPDRKGKETYAHSVSSQAEETRKRSHHPNSDSGPPESRRRVEVFRQREDSPCTSSDQASDSEVEEEEERETQWDHASSSKHVKNEDGTAKQGNGKIHNGRAVIQHLKSVVTSSASNIKTEQEVMGTNSGGRWSQPPSGAGTNGSSQPSKSTPTEAPPKGLFNPPSPTLSPPISATPLARDDRSIHGGRASDFELLQRLTASGAAGRVLFHPLALGPQGPQSLYAPSTIRYAPAEMPAGHAEGHRSDYVAKTPAFFPHLQRIASLPPFSGFSPAEPTFPPTLPFCMNGLRGAAGTEED